In Sulfurovum xiamenensis, a genomic segment contains:
- a CDS encoding EAL domain-containing protein produces the protein MLDNMHFYDFMHKQILVVIALFAGTGIGYLYIGWLYSSSLFPELLWFCFVLLLSFWGYRLHRSFLENDLNMQQKEQWLGQLRYFLFSYFSVWTIMFLIYTSRSDIELHYVAIATQLGVTVVSATILASQKKLAVFTLVTLMLPLTLYFIFVSEFYSYLLAFFTIVLGGVLLYAAHNTFNYLIKSQFQAYHDALTTLGNRRYFIELLNDAMKSQKHDHQHIYLLLIDLDHFKTINDTLGHDIGDVLLCQAADRMRVLSKKHQNFVSRLGGDEFCILSASFATEQECLHNASQFSEELLTSIRESYHIEEHSLYISASIGVSIISDPKMEASNFIKEADIAMYEAKGKGRNGIIFFNDTLAKHVEWKLEIERLLHFSLQRNEITLTYQPQYSPENEIIGCEVLSRWDNETLGEVSPTEFIPISEKTGFIIELGYYILKEAFITFKKWDEKGIVLEQMSINVSMRQLFHYQFINDVKYLCDTYLTKAQRSKIIFEITETSVAEDITKLIRNMKVLQNYGIRFSMDDFGTGYSSLSYLRQLPINEIKIDKSFISELHHLEDEEDKCFVETIFTIAKNLKLKIVAEGIENEEQRKFIVDQKCDILQGYYFSEPVQDDAFETLFLEAKNKKTLNAFDDVRGLERYQGSM, from the coding sequence ATGCTCGACAATATGCACTTTTATGATTTTATGCACAAACAGATACTTGTGGTGATCGCATTATTTGCCGGTACCGGTATAGGCTATCTTTATATCGGATGGCTCTATTCTTCTTCTTTGTTTCCTGAACTTTTATGGTTTTGTTTTGTACTGTTACTCTCTTTTTGGGGATATAGATTACATAGGAGCTTTTTAGAGAATGATCTTAATATGCAACAAAAAGAACAGTGGCTTGGGCAACTGAGATACTTTTTATTCAGTTATTTCTCTGTTTGGACGATTATGTTTCTGATATATACATCACGTAGTGATATAGAGTTACATTATGTGGCCATAGCAACACAATTGGGGGTTACTGTTGTCTCTGCGACCATTTTGGCCTCACAAAAAAAGCTGGCTGTGTTTACTTTGGTCACGCTTATGCTGCCTTTGACCCTCTATTTTATCTTTGTAAGTGAGTTCTATAGTTATCTATTGGCATTTTTTACCATCGTTTTAGGTGGTGTTTTGCTCTATGCTGCGCACAATACCTTTAATTATCTTATTAAAAGTCAATTCCAGGCCTATCATGATGCTTTAACGACACTGGGGAATAGACGCTATTTTATCGAACTGCTTAATGACGCCATGAAAAGCCAAAAACATGATCATCAGCATATTTATCTGTTATTGATCGATCTTGATCATTTTAAGACCATTAATGATACTTTGGGCCATGATATCGGGGATGTGTTGCTTTGTCAAGCAGCAGACCGTATGCGCGTGCTTAGTAAAAAGCATCAAAATTTTGTATCCCGTCTGGGCGGAGATGAGTTTTGTATTCTCAGTGCTTCATTTGCAACGGAACAGGAGTGTCTTCATAATGCATCTCAGTTTTCCGAGGAGTTACTGACATCGATCAGAGAAAGTTACCATATTGAAGAGCATTCTTTATACATCAGTGCCAGTATCGGTGTGAGTATTATCAGTGATCCCAAAATGGAAGCCAGTAATTTTATCAAAGAAGCGGATATCGCCATGTATGAGGCTAAAGGAAAGGGAAGGAATGGCATTATCTTCTTCAATGATACACTTGCAAAACATGTCGAATGGAAACTTGAAATAGAACGCTTGTTACATTTCTCACTTCAAAGGAATGAAATAACATTGACCTACCAGCCACAGTACAGCCCTGAGAATGAAATTATCGGTTGTGAAGTGCTTTCCCGCTGGGATAATGAAACGTTGGGAGAGGTGAGCCCGACTGAGTTTATACCAATCTCTGAAAAAACAGGATTCATCATAGAGTTGGGATACTATATATTAAAAGAGGCCTTTATCACATTTAAAAAGTGGGATGAAAAGGGTATTGTGTTAGAACAAATGTCTATTAACGTCAGTATGAGGCAACTCTTTCATTATCAATTTATCAATGATGTGAAATATCTTTGTGACACCTATCTTACCAAGGCACAACGGTCAAAGATCATCTTTGAGATCACAGAGACCTCTGTTGCAGAAGATATCACAAAACTGATCAGAAACATGAAGGTCCTTCAAAATTACGGTATTCGTTTTTCAATGGATGACTTTGGAACAGGGTACTCCTCTTTAAGTTATCTTCGACAGTTACCTATCAATGAGATCAAGATCGACAAGTCATTCATCTCTGAATTACACCATCTTGAAGATGAGGAAGATAAATGCTTTGTTGAAACGATCTTTACGATAGCTAAAAATCTCAAGTTGAAGATCGTTGCAGAGGGGATTGAGAACGAAGAGCAGCGCAAGTTCATTGTAGATCAAAAATGCGATATTTTACAGGGGTATTATTTCTCAGAACCTGTACAGGATGACGCGTTTGAAACCCTCTTCTTAGAAGCTAAAAATAAGAAAACCCTGAATGCTTTTGATGATGTAAGAGGTCTAGAGAGATATCAAGGCTCTATGTAA